In Aedes albopictus strain Foshan chromosome 3, AalbF5, whole genome shotgun sequence, the genomic window aattcgatgttcatccttctcatttcgttctataagacaccatgatgctctggccaaatccgttaacatttgagCGGTGctaaaactttttcttgtagcagaaagagtagaagctgaataagcaatcaatcaatgctaaaaaataattattttaaagactccatacctttggaacaactgcatgaaaaatgtaaaattttcaaagttgtttttctcgaaactatgatttttgagTTACGTAGTTCTGGCATTAAGGAGacgatttgaagtttgtatggaaggtTATATGGAAtaacatcgttttttgcatttttctcgtgagGCGTTCCATTTTTTCTTTAATCACATTAAACTATTGTCTTATTgacaggcttggtggtctagtgactaccgcttctgattcatatgcagaaggtccgggGTTCAATGCCTTGTCCGTCCCTTTCATTCTACTtagtatctttctatccactttctctatactctcctctctgTAGCCGTTTCccctccttccaactttcacagcacagtgtcaatctatcagataacgcctacaagttatgcaatcaagcgaactgtgccgctttagcttcatagtaataatctcATCTattaccttacgcctggcatccacaccaatgtgtgaaccctctgccaactatatcccaccaacatccgcatgagtttgtgcagatgcagaggtatattcacacactgaagatgcctgctagtccccggcagataatctcattaattccttgtgtgagtgtagctggtcaggcgatactggagtagcatctacgagtGATCAATCAAGTTCAAGTTCAAGTAATCACATTAAACtattgtcacagacaaacagacatattacttagaagaaatttgtttcaaaaacatcgtttggcatcccactagcaccctctatattgcacaatccgaagcattcgtttGCAGGTGTACTATCCCTCGGCTCGATGGATAAAATTGCAGGTGACAACTCCCTCGTGGCGTTACCCATTCATGAAAGATGAATAAAGGTTCATcaatgagtcattttatgtaaacattgatcggcgtcgcgttcatttctctccaaaagtgAGACGTTATGTAgaaacagcagcgccaccatgacacatgcgaacaCAGTCCGAACTTCACTgccttttcaaaatgaccgttaaatcgtgcgacgattgcgatttgagtggtatgtctgtttgtctgtgctattgtCTTATatgtgccaaaaaactttgtcgaagactgcaatgTCGTATGATACTTGTCAGGAAAGATATTAGTTACAGACAACAttcaacatgtaaaggaataacaatagcaataaaatcccATTGATTTGGCATACACTGTCTaggcaaaaacgataccagcgccgcgagtggtcaatcgacctactactgaatatttgaatcaaccgttaaaaaggtgatcgatgggaagcgatgagagtgtgacgtctattTCTCTGTGGTATAATTCTGCATAAATCGATTACTAGGTTTAAGAAAAAGAACCTCTcaagacaaaaatgcaaaaaatgattTCCTACATGAACACCCATACATTTTCAAACTGCTCAAACTGCGCTGCTAAAGCCCAAATGTTAACGCTGaaaattgagctgaaaatttgaccaaagTATCGTGACGTCAACTAGAGAGTCAATTATAGGGAACTTAAATGAACTATTACTACCATCAAGCTTATTGTATAAGCTatcaacgctcaaaatttcattgcattcggttcattgaatgcgCATATATAACAGTTTAAAGTTGGCTGTCGAAAAATTCTGCCTTTTACTTttgcttttacaagaattccatgtagaataacccgatcttctggaaggtgtaatgcgacgagccgggctcaacagtcggggtacgattttcacaaaatcctgtcaatttgtgtgctttgcggattggctgggataccttcgaggtggtggagaaattcatCCCCCCCCCAaatccttactgacgactgacagcaatgctagccgtgaaatacgaaggcgtggaagtcgtgcctactatgggctccagaagaagctgcggcttaaaaagattcacccacgcacaaactgcaccatgtacaagatgctgataagaccggtggtcctctacggtttTTGAGcgacgattttcggcggtgtgcagaaaaatggtgtgtggcggagaaggatgaaccacgggctcgctgcactttaccgcGAACCTAGCAACCAGAAGGTTTTTAAAAGCCGGAAGGATAagatgggcagggtatgttgcaagaatgctggacgacaaccctgcaaagttggtgttcgcgactgatccggtgGGCACAAgatggcgtggagcgcagagaacatGAAATGaaatgaccaccccctcaggaggttCACTGGTATCCAATATATGacaattcaaaaattagttgtcttaaaaatagtgttttacgaaaacggttctagcttcgtggaagattaaccaatcaagctcaaatgtgtactaatgatgcacatataataggttgacaaacggtTTAGAATTTATGATACACTATGAATTATAGCATGTTGAAATTTTTTGGGAGAGAAGAAAAAGTtggctatcccaaacattttggccaccctctgtatttcaaaacttcgcgtttcatcttaccccactcgTGTCAGCTTGCCCCGGGGTATCTTATCCGCGACCACCTCCTAAGGTGACTTACTAAATGGACGATCAAAATGTGTTCATCCATTCAAATCAAATTGAGTAAAATTATAAGAAATATGAACGACTAATAGCAATTTAGTTCATTTGGATGAAATTAATTaaataattaaattcaattacccTCTTGTAGTAACGACAGATTTACGACGATTTTCAGTGGTAGTTTTCACGAATGCTTGCGAATGATCGTAGGTGCCAGTAGAGAGCTCAATTTCGTCAAATTTATGGTATATTTCACGCATCTTTGCTTCGGTAGTTTTGTCATCCTGAGTGTCGGATTTTGACGTCTTTTTTTCAGAAGCAGCTGGTATCTGCTTTTTGAATTCACAGCATTTGATGCAAGCGTCACAATAGCAGTCTAACTGGTCATATCCATGTGCTCCAGGTGGCTTCCCTGGGATGTCGATAATCATCACTTTCGATCTTGTTAGATTAATACGAGGCTTTGCTGTCTGATCTTCAACAAGCCTTTCCTCACAGCGAATGTCTAAAAggattttaatttttcttttcaTAAATAACGTCATACATAATTATGCAATCTTACCCAGATTTTGATGACAGCAGTCTATTTCAATGCTGTCATCAAACGACAACTTCTCCACCGACGATGAAGGCACCAGATGTCTTTCCGAACTAGGCCACTGATCAACCGGACCATTTTCCCCTAACGCACAATCAGTACGGATCGGCTCAGAACATTCTCCTTCCAGATCAGCAGAAGTATCAGCCAATAGTGGCGACACCCGAGCAAagcccaacaacaaaattacagcaaatcgaaaacatgatttgtattcagcaacaaattgatatcacattttgatatcattttgtCTTTACTtattttgaattcaaattttgctttcggtttgctgtcattttgaataaatgtaaatatttagtgttacaatagtttgtaaatcttttagtaaactatatgaattaattctagggatatatcattagtgcaattgtattattgcatttagtatttgatatcaaccgaaaaactctacatttaacgatttttcatttttcttgcgctgataacaaaaacagttatcaatttgctatcatcgatagcaggaatggttttcaatttgctgtcacatgaacatttttctgctctcatttttgatgttttaaccgttaaaacgaccaaaacgacaacaacctgagttatcaaaatttgcaatatcacaacttcaaaattagttttctatttgctatcagactttgctcgggcagTGGAGCGGTTCCAAAACGGAACTCCGTAGAAATTGTTGTGTTTCGGATAGATAAAAAATGTCCAACTTCGTCTAACGTGTTGCTTCGATTTATTTCCGTGTCAGCTGGAGGATCGTTGGTACTCGGTGTGTGCGAGGGTGCTGGTGGGGTTTCCTCTGATTTCCAAGCCAACGGTCGAGAAACCGTTGAGGATTCTCTCCGCACATCTGAACCATAGTTTTCCGCCCAGTAGTCGAACATGGGATCGAATGGTATATCCGGCAATGGAAATGCATTAAAATCCTCAATCTTCAACTGCGCAACGCTGCTTGCTTGTGCATCGAAAAGTTCACTTGGCACTATGCTGTCCTCTGCAGATGGCATTGAAACGCCCGAAGCCGGACTACAGTCGATCGAAGCGAAGCCAGGAACTGCATCGAAGTCCATGTAGGGATCTAGAAATATCGTCAGGTTTCATTATCAAGAAAAGTATGCACCTTTCTTGAGCGTAAGAAAGGTAACACTATGAGGTAAACATCAGATAAATTGAAAACCTACCTTCAATTTTTCCGAGCGGCTGTTCAATTTCCCATTCAGCTATGTTCGTTGGTGATGTCCCCGATCGGATTTCATCCAGAACTATCTCCTCCGTCGTTTCCTTTCGCCGGATGCACCGTAACATCGCGGCTTTACGCTTTTTCGACACTCGTGGCATGTTTACTTTGATTTTTGGTTTGCGTCGCTCGGATGGTTtattattgttttcatttttcggtCGTGGGCAGTGTTGCCGATTTGAACATTTAAATTTTAGTCACTGAGCATAATGATTTGCTTTAcacataatttgatgtgacagAATAAAATACTGTTATCATTTTAATAATATAATATTAAACCTATTTTTCACACGCTCAAAGTCAAGCTTAAAGTTcagaaaaaatgagattttttttcttcttatgaAGTTTGTATCTTAATTTATTTGGCATCACTGgaaatgatgattgatgattcaaTACCCACACTCCTGAATGAGTAGTGTGTGGTATGAATGAAACTGAAAAAGAAGTTCCCGTGTTTGattcgagttatattttgatGAATTATGAAGAATATTCAATTAAGTGATATGAAATGCGGTTTAAATAGTGAGTTTATGTGTAATAATGGCTATGATACTTTTTTAGAACTGTGCGAAGTGTTGAAGTGTTACAAATCACCCATCAAAATAGTGGTCACCAAAGTTAATAaaaacaccaagaagaagaagagtagaGCACCGGAATGCGTGATTTTTGTGGCAGGTAATGGATTTCAATAATGAACAATTTAAAACTTTCTCCGTTTGATGGAATTGATCGGTAATTGTTCAATCTATTATGTGATACAATCTTGTTGAAATATTCCAAGTAAAACTAGTGGAATTTTGAAGTTATTCAAAACAAGCTGAATTTTTACGCACACAACTACATAATTACGTCAATGATTATCAATACGCCATATTTGACTGATACCGTAAACGGCCTTAATACAATTCGCTTTTTCAATAATTATGCGGCTCGAATGTTTTCGACCTAAGCTTTCGTACACTACCTATAGGAACAATTTAGGGTTATTCGCATCACCgatatttagctattaaattcaACGTTTTCACCTTTAGTATAAGAAATCCACAGCAGCGTATCATACGAATTCAGAGTACAATAATAACTTATAACTATAACTGATGTTTTAGGATAatcaaattaattttaatttaggtTTAGATAGATACTCGTAGATCACCACGTTGAGGTAACTTTTGATTACGGTTTTGTTGTTATTGCAGTATCATCGTTGCGTCGTGCTGTCATCGATATCCCCTTATCACATGGGTTAGTGTGAGTGACTCTATCAGAGCCGGACTCAGTCGGCTGTACAGTGAGGCGTGGCGATGCAGCAACAGTGTAATTTTGACgtataatcctcatttgaaccttaatttacaaaaactaatcgttgaaatttcgaaTATAGTTTTAAATGttgcaaaatttaatgtttttaaaaacgtataaaattatGGATTGCGTTTtaggggtggggcataatgagcaccctaggtggggcaagatggtcgATTCCTGTTTTGTACACAACCAAATGCTAACTGActgttcttgtcaatgataaagcataccggcaacaatcaatgatAATTGGAGGGGGATTattgggtttaatttgtaggaaaCTGTGGAATTGGAAATTAATgataaaaccttactatatgcatcgtaACAGAGAAACCAaaagtgaaaatcgtttgtttaaaatgttaaaaaatttcatcatttttccatcagttgctcattttgccccaccctactattaactttttaaagtatattttttaacaaaattcagtgtttggacgaaaaagtgatcagtgaaccactcggcagtttttcttcccttctgttggttctgtttcaattaccaagcggtgtatgttctctcgtcgagtcgcatggttcacgaaggaacacaaagaagatactccgatataaacaagctgtggcgatgagcgggcatcgccaagtgtaacacttaccgatgatctctcatcaTTGGCTTGGGACAACCGTGAATAATCGTTGTTTTTATCAGTATTTAAGGCGTTTTCGGTTTACAAAcgtgaactactatttaatttaactgtattcatgacgttgcaggttgtgtagtcacattAAAAAAGTATTATGActttaaaatattcttaccgaatgcatcgctttcattagcgtcatcaagcatcttctctcttgattgcgctcgcgtatcgaaccggacaagagaatgaacagcatttcgaggagcgttcccgagcatgtcggttcacgaaatgttacattcgcaaatgtatcacttgctgagtatggaccattcagtggttcgcgataaaaatccacacactgaacaaaataattattcaaatattttgaaagtattacaaatacatttcattgaccCAGTAAATATCAAGAAATTCGATAGATACCTATTACGTTCGTATTTCGatgccaaaaccttattttaggtcacctgactCTTATAATATTTCCCTAGTACATGACCACTTCAcgcattttgactattttttaaAAGCAAACGGCTTTTTGACAAATGTTTCGTCATCAATTCGTTGGATTTGAAGTAATTaaactacaatcaagcaatttgttttaaaaatctggaaatttaccgtgaaaatacaaggtgttcattatgccctacctgttcattatgccccgcctacccctacatgtccaaattatattttcccCATTAGGTTTCTTGAGTTCAACAACTTAGGTATCGTGTTTGTTGTGACCCACGAGTCATACCATCTCGACGCTAGCTCAGCAAAAGCGGGCAGAAAGTTTAAGGTCAAGCTTTGCGTATGCACCGCAAAATGCTTCATCAGCACAACACTGGCGGCGGAATGCCTGTCTCTGACATTCACGTGAAATCTTCGTCGCGAGAGACTGTTCAGTTCTATTCTAGCATCGCTTCAGGATGGTTCACCGAATTCGCGCCGTGATCGTCATCATCAAAATCGTTCTCATCGTGAACGGTTTAAGTCCTGTGGAAGGTACTCGTAGTCTTCGGGTGAGACCACGCAAGGCAAAACATGCCGATCTGGAAACGAACGCCGTCGTTCAGTCCTCCGAGAGCGTCCCCTGTTCCTGTGCCATCTTCCTGACGGGTCAGTTcaacaagcagaaccgatcggAACCACCTCGGGGAAATCCCGGTATCCAGATGGAACTGATGCAGCACTACCCTTGTAGCTCATCGGGGAACAAACAGTGCTCGAACCGTTGCCTGGACGCCATCCTCAAGCATCTGCCCAACTCGCCGGCACTGATCTGCGGAACCATCGACCGGGACTGCTTCCGGGAGCGGGCCTATCTGTTCTACCAGAACTGTGCACCGCGGTGGGTTAATAGCAACCTCTCAGCCGGGAGGGAATTTTGCTGCCAAAACGATCGACCGGTGCGATGTGCGAAAATGGCGGCCGTCATCCGGCAGTCGCTGCTCGGCGGAAATGGAACCACCACGGCCGGAAGCCATCAGGACGAAATCGTTGAAGACGAAGAAGATACCGGATCGTACGAGGAATGAGGAAAAGATCACTGTGGACTCTGTGATCAAAGTAGGCAACCTAATCCAAGCATGCTTGGGAAAGTTTAAGTTGAACAATTTGTTGCCATGGTATCCATGGTAACAATGAACAATGTGTTAATATCTAGTGTGAATAAAATGGACAATTTTCTCTAAAATACCAATAAATAGAACATACCATTGAAAGCGAATTATTTTTTTGGTCACTTCCGAAACCTGGCAGAGCCAGGTTCCTTCCGTTGGCTTTTAATCCACTTTTTTCCGTATTCAGCAGTTTGTTTGACGACACGTTAGAAATTCACAAGCAACCAACCATTTTTGTAGGCGCCCGGCGCTTAGAACTGAATCATCTGTCCCTTTCGCTTCTTGTCGCCTCCCAGTTCGAAGTGCTTGCAGCGCTTCAGCGGGGTCTGCTTGCGGTACTTGCAGTCGACGCATTCCATACGCAGCACGATTTTCTTCGTGGTCTTGGCCTGGAAGAGGGAAGAAAAAGAATTTGTTAATGAAACATGGATGGTCGCGTTGAAAAATTGTGGTTGCAAAAATTAAACTAGGATGGCAGGGTTTCCCTCTAGgagttttcttaagattttttgtcaatgtctatttatagactgtttcagaaattataaatacactttgtttattaaattaaatgaactgttctaatgatttttaccaacttgtttcagagtatagcatattgtactccatatttttatatttcctttcaattgtcttgatacttaaaagaacagtcgagttctctaacaaataacttaatttttcaaatttgcatttgcacaaaggtgttttttaatgatttcaacataacttagcactaaataccaaaaattatataATTTTTTATCActttcgctttctcaacaagttgtctaagaaatgtcttgatcaaaatttgggaaaaatcgataaaggcatttccacaacattttttctgatATCAAGTTCcttatttttaaaggatttctacggaacataagaactatacagtttcttagctttcctgaacgcatttaatctaaacaaacttattttttcagctgattcgatccttcagatggcaaagcttgtcatacaataaaaacgaatgcagtaagcagtaattaagccattcgtttgcttaacgtttgttgctactggcgttgttgagaaatttgaaacatcaatttttatattgagaaggcccgtaatggtggttcttgataaaatattccagtaaaaattacacttactaatcgagaaatatcttttattatcaatacacaatacagcaatttttattgtgtttggagatttaatattttatctgtgagatttttttctttactactatgctacattttttgaccactttgtgcaacttcaaattttaatcctctagtttacagagccctaatttttaacttttaccagaaacatcaacaaaattggtataatttgctgcgttagcatgtttactagaagagctagaagaaacttttttgggtattgtgctcaaattgaaatgacagTTAATcgctagtgtatttataatttctgaaacagtctataagttCTAGCAGTATattcttctacagatttttccTAATGTTGATTCAGAAGTTTTATGACTAAGTTGCGAATTTATTCACATTTTACACTACATAGTGATTCCAAAAAAAAGTGGTCAGACTCCCCCCGGGAATCCCGTTAGAAATTCAGGGAGGAAACCCGGGACGATTGACGGAAAGAATCGCTAGAGAAATCTATTGAATTAATCCAAGTGGAATCACAAcataaatcccttaaggaattccggaagcaatgatTGTAAATATTTCAAGAGAAGTCTCTGAgatacttcaggaggaatcccgtaagaagTCCCGATAGGAATCAtgcaaacattcctggagaaattgtcaaagaggaatttcggaaggattccctgaaagaatcttgagaaatcccttaaagaattccgtgtagaatcaatgaaggaatcacgaaggaaatctctaaagaaatcccgtgcagaatacttggaagaatcccagaaagaatcttgagagaaatccaCAAAGGAAACCAGAGAGGACTAAATgacagaatcttgagaagaactcctgaagaaattttaaaacgaatcccgggagaaatcactaaaggaatcccactagaattcccggaagaaatttttaaCAAATCTGGGAGTGATCATTAAAAGAATTTGGGAGACAGCTCTGtaagaattctgaagaaacccgctgaaggtatcctagaagaaatcctacggaaaattattgtaggaatcccggaaaaaaatccctgaatgaatctctgaagaaatcacagaagcaatcccaggagacactccggaagaagtctctggagatatcccaggagaaaagtctaaaagaaatcctgagaggagttcctgatagGATCCCCGAATAAATAAAAGCATCTGGGGAGGAATCTCGAAGGAATACCGGGATTAATTCCTAAAGTAAACCCGGGAAGCCAGAAATTTCAAggggaatcccagaataaattatggaagaaatacctgcaagaatgcctgataaaaatccggaggaaatcaatttcagaagcaattttggaagaaatcccgggaaaatccttgaaagaatccctgaatgaatctcgggGAAAATCTCGAGAGGAAACCTGGGAGACATCGGCCAAGAaaccccgggagaaattcttgacgaaatcctgcaaggaagaTCTAAAGGAAGAATGGGAGAAACCTTGGAACAATCTTTGTTGAAAGGCTGCGAAATACCTCTGAATCTCTAATTTTATGAAGGAGGAGAGGCCTCTTATGAAAGTTTGAGAATCCGGGAAAGATCAATCAAGACATCGTTGTTGGCGTAAGCTGGggagtttttaagaaatcccagaagaaatttccaaaagaagcaTATgggaaattaatgaagaaatttctgaaggaatccctgaaaatatccagaaggaattcttaaaaaaatgaagGGGAAATATGTGGAAGGATACCGGAAGAAGTACCGAGAGAAGTCcgtaaagaaatcccgggagaaattagcGAGAGAATATCGAGAAATCCCTCGGTCAAACATTCCGACTCCAAAAGGTTTACAGAACCATTCaatgaattttgagaggaattcctaaaagaaactaAGTAAAAATGTATCccgggagatatttttgaaggaattcttggaggaactcctaagagCAGCCcgaaagaaatccccgaagggatcccgggagaaaccccaggaatgctggaagaatcgctgatGAAATTCCGAGAACAACCCGgaaagaatcccgtgagaaagtaaaaaaaaatctctatggGATTCTCCAGAGGCACCAATtaaggaatcttagaaagaattcctgaagaaatcctttaaggacAACCCGACGGGGACAACCCAGcgggaaatcccgcttcaacagtgcatcagaatttcagacgcacaaatctcaagaagcaagctaaaccacagtgcattttattattctgttctttctcacttgtaataagcttaaaataagaagatcagatgcgctgattttgtttacgaagagatttgtgcgcacaaaatcgtgagtaggtgccaaagtctggcagctattttgggattctaacaagtctgtccttaaggaatcccgagtagaatccttgaaagaaacccttaaccttccgtaactcgcgcggttggccaccttagccagcaccacgctaatgctaaacacaaaaagcgagatgttttcaacgtgttgtacaaaatgcaacagcgcgatcgctcgtgggttaatgaattactggagtaatttgtgagAGGGACCTGAGAGACATCAATTAAGAGATTTTGGGAGGGATCGTTGaaggaaccctggaagaaattctaaggCATGTCGGAAGGAATCAATAGACTAACAGCCTCATATCATTTGTCCATACACAAGGTAATGGAcctttactgcccccactcgcaaaacagtcccatatgaataggaaacccagcaaagatgggactgttatgcgagtggcgacAGTTTATTACGTGAaattttcgattttgggttgaatATCACGAAATTATTACGTGAATTTTTGGATAGTTGAAGAAAAATATGAAGAATTATTCCGAATCGTTTCGAGGAAGATTGATCGAAACTTCGGAGGTGCTCAAGATGGATGCAAGCAAAGTCATCATGCAGCGTCTGAACAACGCCAATAAGGAAGCCTTGAAGTT contains:
- the LOC109428104 gene encoding follicle cell protein 3C-1, whose protein sequence is MVHRIRAVIVIIKIVLIVNGLSPVEGTRSLRVRPRKAKHADLETNAVVQSSESVPCSCAIFLTGQFNKQNRSEPPRGNPGIQMELMQHYPCSSSGNKQCSNRCLDAILKHLPNSPALICGTIDRDCFRERAYLFYQNCAPRWVNSNLSAGREFCCQNDRPVRCAKMAAVIRQSLLGGNGTTTAGSHQDEIVEDEEDTGSYEE